A region of the Dethiosulfovibrio russensis genome:
GGTGGAGACCCCTATGGCTATGGCCGGGGTTCCGTCGTAGGACATCATCCGGGAGGGAGGATCCAGGTAGCCCCGGGATACCTGGGCCACGTCTTTAAGGTAGACCAGTCTTCCTGCTGAAGCTCCTCTTATTAAGAGATCCCCTATGCTCTCCACCGAATCCACGTTGCCCGATGGATCTATGGGAACCCTGAGGGATCCGGCCATGACGGACCCCGAGTCCACCGCCAGATTCTGTCCCTGAAGGGTGGCGGATATCTGTTCCGGCGATATTCCCAGTTCGGCCATTCTAGCCCGGGAGATCTCGACGAATACCGCCTCGGTCCTGTCTCCCCATAGGGACACCTGTGCCACGTCCGGAACCAGGAGCAGGATTTTTTTTATATCTTCGGCGTGGCGCTTCAGCTCCGCCAGGGAGTAGCCATCGCCGGTAACCGCGAAGACCACTCCGAAAACGTCTCCAAAGTCGTCGTTCACCATGGAGGGCCCCGCTCCGGGGGGCAGATGTCTCTGGGCCTCCTTTACCTTTTGCCTGAGCTCGTCCCACACTTGGGGAAGTTCGTCGGAGTACTCGTCCTTTATATCCGCGTATACGACCGATAGCCCTCGCTCCGATCTGGAACGGACCCTCTTGAGCTGGGGCAGCCTCTGGAGCGCCTGTTCCACCTCGTCCGTAACCTCTTCTTCCACCTCCATTGGGGATGCTCCGGGATAGGTTGTCACGACTAGGGCGGTCTTGACGGTGAAGTCAGGGTCCTCCAGCCTTCCCAACCCCAGGTAGGCCCAAGCTCCTCCCAAGGCCAGAAGGACTGCCACGAAGAGGGTAAATGACCTTCTCTTCATGGCCCACCGGGCCACGCTCATCTCGCCGCCTCCGACAGCCTCACGACCTGCCCCTCCCGTATCGAGTGGACCCCGGCTGTCACGACCCTATCTCCCGAGGTCAGTTCTCCCGAGACGTCCACCTTGCCGTCACCCAAGCCTACCACCTCTACCGAGGTCCAGTGGGCCCTCATTTTCTCTCCTAGGATCCATACGCCTGGGCCTCGGTCGTCGGAGAGAAGAGCCTCTATCGGAATATGATAGACCGGCTCGGAACCGAGGCGATTTATCCTTGCCGATACCTGGACTGCCATTCCAGGAAGAAGCCTGACTCCTTCCGGTATATCCATGGAGAAGGTGGCCCTGTAGGTCTGGGTTTCCCTGTCGGGGGCGGAGGAGAACTCCACGAGCTTAAGGAGGAAATCCCTGCCGGGAAGAAAGTTGAACGACGCCCATACATCCAGATCCTCCGGATCGAGCCTGGCGGCGGACTCGGGAACGTCTGCCACTATCTCCACCGACGAGGTGCTCTGAAGGCCGATGACCGGCTGTCTGGCCGTCACGAACTGATAGTTTTCAACCATTCTACTGGACACGACTCCATCGAAGGGAGCCCTTAGCTCCGTGTCGGCCAGGGCGGCTGCGGCAGTTTTTTCCCTTGCCTCCAGCGATTTTATGCCCGACTCCATGGCCCTTATATCCTCGTCCCTGGCTCCTTTTCTGGCCTTCCTCAGCTCCTGTCTCGCCGCCGCCAAAGACGACTCGGCCACGTCTTTGGCGGTCCTGTAACGATCGTACTCGGACTGAGAGATAACCTTGGCCTGATAGAGCCTCTCGAAACGTCGAAACTGAGCCTCCGCCTCCTCTGCCCTGGCCTGAGCCGAAGCGACCTGGGCCTCCAGAGACCTGAGATCCTCGTTCCTGGCGCCCTTTTTCATGGCATCCAGATTGGCCCTGGCCTGAGACAGAGCACCCCGCGCCTGCTCCAACGCCAGACGGAAATCCCTGGGGTCTATCCTAGCCAGTAAGTCTCCTTTCGAGACTCGGTCCCCCTCCCGGGCGGGGAGTTCCACCAAGGGACCGGACACCCTAAAGGCCATGTCCACCCGTTTAGAGGCCCTGACCCTTCCCGGCACAGAGCGAACCGACTCGCCGTTTATGGGCCTTAGCACCTCCGACTTGACAGGACGAACCGCCATAGGCTTTCTGTCGGCTCCGTCTCGAGAGAAAAAGCGTGGGCCCAAAAGCACCGCCACAAGGGCAATGGCCAGAAAAAGCGGAAATATACGGCTCAACTTTTTATAGGATTTCACGGGATCACCCCTATCTTTAGATTCACAGAGTATCTATATCCCGAATTATAGAAACCCACCGAGGCATAGTCAACGGGAAGTGCTAAAATTTACGGACTCACTGTTAGGGGGAATAATTTTGTTCTATCTTGGATTGGCGGCCATAGTAACCCTTTTTCTCGCTCTGGGCTTCAATGCCTCCAGAAAGGTCTCCTCGTCGTCGGACTACGCCGTCGCCGGTAGATCCACCGGAGCGATAGGGGTCGGAGGGATAATAATGGGGGCCATGGTAGGAGGGGCCTCCACGGTGGGAACGGTTCAGATGGCCTATTCTCTGGGCCTTTCGGCCTGGTGGTTCACCCTGGGAGCCGGAACGGGGTGTCTGATTCTCGGGCTCTGGTTCGCCGGACCTCTCAGAGGATCGGGGCTGGTCACAGTGCCCGAGTTCCTGGCCGGAAAGTACGGTCGGAAGATGAGCGGTCTGTCCATGGCGGCGTCCTCCGCAGGAACTTTTCTCTCCATAGTGGCCCAGTTCCTGGCCGGAACAGCCCTGTTTCGCTCTCTCCTACCCATATCGGTACCGGCGTCTACGGCCCTGCTGGCGGTGCTCATACTGGGCTTCATATACGCCGGAGGGCTGAAGAGCTACAGCTCGGTGGGCAGCGCCAAGATGGTGGCCCTCTACGTAACGATGGTCCTGGGGGCGATAGCGGCCCTGACGAAGCTGAGCTCTCCTACGGAGATATTCCGGACCCTTCCGGCGACCCCCTGGTTCGACCTCTTCGGCAGAGGCTTCCGGTCCGACGGCAACGCCTTGCTTTCGCTAATAGCCGGGGTCTTCTGCACCCAGATATACATACAGGGAGTCTTCGCAGCGTCCGACGAAAAGACGGCCAGAAAGGGGGCCCTCATGGCGGCCTTCTTCATCCCTCCTGTGGGGCTCATGGGGGTCTCCATCGGACTGGCTATGAGGGCATCGGGAACCGTGGTGGAACCGGCTATGGCTCTGCCCGCCTTCCTGCTGGCCTCATTCCCGGACGCTCTGGCCGGAGTTCTGTGGGGGGCGTTGGTAATAACCGTCGTGGGAGCCGGTGCGGGACTGT
Encoded here:
- a CDS encoding efflux RND transporter periplasmic adaptor subunit; the encoded protein is MSRIFPLFLAIALVAVLLGPRFFSRDGADRKPMAVRPVKSEVLRPINGESVRSVPGRVRASKRVDMAFRVSGPLVELPAREGDRVSKGDLLARIDPRDFRLALEQARGALSQARANLDAMKKGARNEDLRSLEAQVASAQARAEEAEAQFRRFERLYQAKVISQSEYDRYRTAKDVAESSLAAARQELRKARKGARDEDIRAMESGIKSLEAREKTAAAALADTELRAPFDGVVSSRMVENYQFVTARQPVIGLQSTSSVEIVADVPESAARLDPEDLDVWASFNFLPGRDFLLKLVEFSSAPDRETQTYRATFSMDIPEGVRLLPGMAVQVSARINRLGSEPVYHIPIEALLSDDRGPGVWILGEKMRAHWTSVEVVGLGDGKVDVSGELTSGDRVVTAGVHSIREGQVVRLSEAAR
- a CDS encoding sodium:solute symporter family protein, with the protein product MFYLGLAAIVTLFLALGFNASRKVSSSSDYAVAGRSTGAIGVGGIIMGAMVGGASTVGTVQMAYSLGLSAWWFTLGAGTGCLILGLWFAGPLRGSGLVTVPEFLAGKYGRKMSGLSMAASSAGTFLSIVAQFLAGTALFRSLLPISVPASTALLAVLILGFIYAGGLKSYSSVGSAKMVALYVTMVLGAIAALTKLSSPTEIFRTLPATPWFDLFGRGFRSDGNALLSLIAGVFCTQIYIQGVFAASDEKTARKGALMAAFFIPPVGLMGVSIGLAMRASGTVVEPAMALPAFLLASFPDALAGVLWGALVITVVGAGAGLSFGIATNLVRDLIIPGVGSSAANRELSLSRWAVALVVCVAAATGCMVEGSLILQWSYLSMGLRGAGTFVPLMIAMIWPDRLSPRWALAANGGGLATMIASGVMHTSVPPMASGLAVSAAVALFGMTRKRT